The following is a genomic window from Rhodomicrobium lacus.
AGTCACGCAATTTCAGCCTTCGATTTCGCTGCACCCCAAGAACCATCCCGTTCAGGAGTCCGTTTTCATGAACACGAAACTCGCCGCCGCCATCGCGGTCGTAGCCGCCTTTGCCATCACGCCCGCGTTCGCGCAGCAGAAGCAGGAGCCCGCGAACGAACCGGCGCAGAAGGAAGAGCCCGCAGCGCCCAAGGCGACCAAGGCCGACATCCAGAAGGTCGTCGACGGCATCAAGGCCGACAAGGCGAAGACGACGCAGTTCTGCAAGCTCGTGAAGCTTCAGGACGATTTCACGGCCGCCGCGGAGAAGAAGGACGAGAAGAAGCTGGAAGCGCTCGACAAGGAGATGCAGGACGGCGCCAAGAAACTCGGGCCGGACTTCGAGAAATACGTGATGGACTCCGAAATGGATGAGGACGCCTCGACCGTGCTCGACGGGCTCGCGAAATCCTGCAAATAGCGATCTGGACGCAAATCCCCTCATGAAATGGCCGGACTTCCGGCCATTTTTTTTGCCCGCGAAGGCGCGGGACAAGCTGCACTTTATTCGTGCAACCCATAGGGCGTTACCCGCGAATCGCGTACCCCGGAGAAGACTCATGCTCTTATTCCAGGGTTGCCCATGGCTTCGCTTCTCCTCCGCGCTAACGGGTTGTCGACCCTTCTTTTCGTGTTTCTCGCTTCGGTCCAGATCGGGACGCAGGGGCAGGCGCAGGAACGAGGCTGCGACGCGCAGCTCTATCGCGGCGGGTTCCCGGCCATCAAGAGCGAACAGCTCGCGCGGGAAACCTACGGCCTGTGCTTCTCTGAAATCGCGGTGCTCTATTCGGGTGTGTCGCGAACGCCGCTCTGGGCCGCCGAGATGCTGACGCCCGCCCGCATCACCGCCGCCAAAACGCTCACGCGCATCAGCTCGAACAGCTTCCACGATGAAACGATGCTGCCGTCGCAGGTTCGTTCCGAGCTGTCGGACTACAAGCGCAGCGGCTACGACCGTGGCCACATGGCCCCCAACGGCGATATGTCGACGCGCAAGGCGCAGGAAGAGTCGTTTTCGCTCGCGAACATGATCCCGCAGCATCCTTGCAACAACGAAGTTCTATGGGAGGGCATCGAGTCCGCTGTGCGGGCCATCGCCGAGAGCGAGATCGTGTATGTCGTCACTGGCCCGGCGTTTCTCGGCGCGGAACTCGAAAGCCTGAAGGGCAGGGTATTGGTCCCCACCCATATCTTCAAGGCCGTCTATGTCCCGTCGCGCAACGCGGCAGCCGCCTACTTCGCGCCGAACGATGACAGCCAGGCGTGGGAGGCGCTCTCGATCGACGAGCTTGAGTCCAAGGTTGGTGTCGATGTGTTCCCGCAACTTGACGGCGCAGCGCGTCGGCGTGCTATGATCCTTCCGAGACCCAAGCCGCATTTCGGGTGCCGGCTCCAGACCTCCGAGGCGGCCGGCCGGAGACAATGATGAACTTTTCGCCTTTCAGGAACGAAACGGACGCGATCACGCTCGGAGGGCTCACCATCGAGAATCGTGAGGATCGCGTTGCAGTGTATGGCACGCTGGCGATCACGCGCGACCGTGCCGGGCTTCAGGCTGCAAAGGTTCTGAAGGAGACGGTGGACCGGATCGTGAAAGAGCTTGAGACCGGCGGCGATCTGCCCGTCGTGGTCGCGTCAGCCGAGCCTCCCGCGAAAGTGAAGAACCCTTTCGCGTAACCGCAAGCTGTTCCCAAAGGGGCGTCAAGCCGGTAACTCGATCTCTATCTGGAATGGTCGCCGACACGTTCAGACCGAAGGCTCCCGTCTTCGTCGGCGCACCGGCCCGCCTGTCGGCGCTCCGCCGTTCGTCACCGCGAGAACGGATTGATGAACGAGAGCGGCGATTGCTCGGCCGTGCTGCTCTGCGCGTGTCCGCCTTGCGCGAGACGTCGCTGAATGCGGTCGAAGATAGCCGCGAATTTCTGCGCGCCGGGCTTCTGGATGTTGCGATCCATGATCTCATCGAGCTTCGCCAGCAATTCCGCGCCTGTCCTGTCGTGCACGACAGGGTTCCTCTCGTAGCCGCCGCGCTCGAAGAAGTTTGACGTCGGCATGTCGCGGCCGGGCGGCACCAGCATTTCGAAGCCGCTCCCGGGTCCAGCGAGGTTCATGAGTTCGAGTTGCGCGCCCGTGAGCCTGCCGAGGCCCTTCTTTCGCGCATATTCG
Proteins encoded in this region:
- a CDS encoding DNA/RNA non-specific endonuclease translates to MASLLLRANGLSTLLFVFLASVQIGTQGQAQERGCDAQLYRGGFPAIKSEQLARETYGLCFSEIAVLYSGVSRTPLWAAEMLTPARITAAKTLTRISSNSFHDETMLPSQVRSELSDYKRSGYDRGHMAPNGDMSTRKAQEESFSLANMIPQHPCNNEVLWEGIESAVRAIAESEIVYVVTGPAFLGAELESLKGRVLVPTHIFKAVYVPSRNAAAAYFAPNDDSQAWEALSIDELESKVGVDVFPQLDGAARRRAMILPRPKPHFGCRLQTSEAAGRRQ